A stretch of the Marmota flaviventris isolate mMarFla1 chromosome 12, mMarFla1.hap1, whole genome shotgun sequence genome encodes the following:
- the LOC114100209 gene encoding fatty acid-binding protein 5 yields the protein MATVQQLEGRWRLVDSKGFDDYMKELGVGLTMRKMGAMAKPDCIITLDGQKLNIKTESTLKTTQFSCTLGEKFEETTADGRKTQTVCSFVDDALVQHQEWDGKESTITRKLKDGKLVVECVMNNVTCTRVYEKVE from the coding sequence ATGGCCACTGTTCAGCAGCTGGAAGGAAGATGGCGCCTGGTGGACAGCAAAGGCTTTGATGATTACATGAAAGAACTAGGAGTGGGACTGACTATGAGGAAAATGGGCGCAATGGCCAAACCAGATTGTATCATCACCCTTGACGGCCAGAAGCTCAACATAAAAACTGAAAGCACTTTGAAAACAACACAGTTTTCTTGTACCCTGGGAGAGAAGTTTGAAGAAACTACAGCTGATGGCAGAAAAACTCAGACGGTCTGCAGCTTTGTTGATGATGCATTGGTTCAGCATCAGGAATGGGATGGGAAGGAAAGCACAATAACAAGAAAATTGAAAGATGGGAAGTTAGTGGTGGAGTGTGTCATGAATAATGTTACCTGTACTCGAGTCTAtgagaaagtagaataa